In Prunus dulcis chromosome 1, ALMONDv2, whole genome shotgun sequence, the following are encoded in one genomic region:
- the LOC117615929 gene encoding geranyl diphosphate phosphohydrolase-like yields the protein MGNQTEAAAAPTVAVGVCLLKGEKVLLGRRRCSLGYSTFSLPGGHLELGESFEECAARELKEETGLDIDKKRMEFLTARTNELLLEGGKPCQYASVCMRAVMEDGDGEPQNVEPKLCDGWDWYEWDNLPKPLFRPLHNAVLAGFNPFRA from the exons ATGGGAAACCAAACGGAGGCAGCAGCGGCGCCGACAGTGGCGGTAGGGGTTTGCCTGTTGAAAGGGGAAAAGGTGTTGTTGGGACGACGCCGTTGCTCTCTTGGCTACTCCACCTTTTCCCTACCCGGTGGCCACCTCGAGCTCG GTGAGAGCTTCGAGGAGTGCGCAGCAAGAGAATTGAAGGAAGAAACTGGTTTAGACATTGACAAGAAGAGGATGGAGTTTCTGACAGCCAGAACAAACGAGCTGCTCCTAGAGGGAGGCAAGCCATGCCAGTACGCGTCCGTTTGCATGAGAGCGGTGATGGAAGATGGAGATGGAGAGCCCCAAAATGTGGAGCCAAAACTGTGTGATGGTTGGGATTGGTATGAGTGGGACAACCTCCCCAAACCACTCTTTCGTCCTCTGCACAATGCGGTGTTGGCAGGATTTAATCCTTTTCGTGCATGA